The genomic DNA CAAACTAGCTTATTCAGGTGTGTGAGGATGTTTGAATTTTTCTTCTCTCCAAAGTCGGTGGCCGTTATAGGTGCTTCGAGGAACAAGCAAAAGCTGGGATACGGCGTTTTACTCAACATAATCCAATCGGGGTTCAAAGGCAGGGTTTATCCCATAAACCCTAAAGCCGATGAGATACTTAATTTGAAATGTTATCCTTCCGTTTTGGACATCCCTGATGATATAGATCTGGCCGTGGTGGTTATACCGGCCCGACATGTTTTGAAGGCCGTGGAGGAATGCGGAAGGAAGGGGGTCAAAGGCGTCATCGTCATATCGGCCGGCTTTAAGGAGGCAGGGGGCGAAGGCGCAAAACTGGAACAGGAGCTGGTGAGGATCGTTCGTCAATACGGTATGAGGATGATGGGGCCGAATGTGCTGGGATTGATAGATACCATCACGCCTATCAACGCCTCCTTTTCGGCCGGAATGCCTCATTCGGGCTCGATCGCCTTTATGTCTCAATCCGGTGCCCTCTGTACCGCCGTCCTGGACACGTCCCTTGCGGAAGGGATCGGGTTTTCCAGGTTTGTCAGTCTGGGGAATAAGGCCGATTTCAATGAGATCGATCTGCTTGAAGCCTGGGAGAAAGACCCTCACAGCAAGGTCATCACCGCCTATCTTGAGGGGATAGTTGACGGGGTGCGTTTTTTGGAGGTGGCCCGTAGGGTAACCAAGACCAAACCCATCATCGCCATAAAATCCGGGACAACAGAGGCAGGCGCCAGGGCTGTTTCATCCCACACGGGAACCTTAGCCGGTTCTGAGAAGGCATATGAGGCCGCCTTCAGGCAGGCGGGCATCATCAGGGTTTTCTCCATTCGAGAGCTTTTTGATTACGCCCTCGGATTTGCCATGCAGCCGATGATCAAAGGCGGCGGAATCGCCATCGTGACGAACGCCGGCGGGCCCGGGATAATGATGACGGACGCCTGCGAGCGATTCGGCGTGCCTATAGCCCGGTTTTCACGTGAGACAATAGAGCGTCTGAGGGCTCATCTCCCCCCGGCCGCTAACGTTTTAAACCCCGTCGATGTGATAGGCGACGCCCTTGCCGATCGGTATGCTGTCGCCCTGGAAACCGTGTTGAACGATCCTAACGTCGGCGGAGCTGTGGTTATACTTACCCCTCAGGTTGTGACGCAGATAGAAGAGACCGCCAAGGTAGTTGGAGAGATCGCCTCCAGATATGATAAACCGGTTTTGGGATGCTTCATGGGCAAAGCCACCACCGAAAAGGGGGTTCAGATACTCAGAGAATACAGCATCCCGAACTACGAGGTTCCGGAGAGAGCTGCGGGGGTCTTCAGGGCGATGTATGAATACAAAAACTGGCTTGAAACCCCTCCGCTTAAGGTGGAACGATACGAGTTCGACCGCGATAGGATCAAACGGGTGATCACAACCGCCAGATCTGAGGGAAGGCTGACGCTGGGCGACACGGAGGCGAGGGAGATCATCCAGGCATGTGGTATCTCGGTTCCAAAGACGGGGCTGGCTCGAACACCGGAGGAGGCCGTGCGGATAGCGGATGAGATCGGCTATCCGGTCGTTATGAAGATAGCCTCCCCGAATATCCTTCATAAGACCGATGTGGGTGGAGTTAAACTGAACATACAGACTCCGGAGGATGTCAGGGATGCCTTCGACCTTTTCATCTACCGTGCCACTCGGTATATGCCGGACGCCACCATATGGGGATGTCAGATCCAGCAGATGGTGCGAGGCGGCAGGGAGGTGATCGTCGGGATAAGTCACGACCCTCAATTCGGGCCGCTTCTCATGTTCGGACTGGGTGGGATATACGTGGAGGCCCTTCGGGATGTGAGTTTCCGTATAATCCCCCTCTCACGACGAGAGGCGACTGAGATGGTCAACGAGATAAAATCGATAGGGCTGTTGAGGGGATTCAGAGGCGAGCCGCCGTCCGACATAGATTCAGTGGTAGACGTCATCCTCCGCGTAGCCCAGCTCTCCATGGATTTCCCAGAGATCGTCGAGCTGGACATCAACCCGCTCATGGTGATGGAGGTGGGAAAGGGAACTATAGCCGTAGATGTGAGAATGGTGCTTTCATCCAGATGACTATAATGTTTTCGCTCTTATTTCCCCTTGGGTGCAGTATCTATCTATGGCTGATTGTCCATCATCAGCGGTCCGCAGCGAGATAGCGGTGGACCGCGAACGGTCAACTGTGGACGCTAATTTTAGAAATCTCTGCTACACTCAGCGATAATTGGCAGGAGAATAATCGCCGCTCTCAAGGGGAGAAAATCTTCGGGAGAATAAAACATGGTAGCCCTATATGTCACTTCAAATCAGCTTTCCTCCGGGAAAAGCATATTGTGTGTCGGCTTGGCTAAGAAATTCGATGAGGAGGGCTTTTCGTTCTGCTACATGAAGCCGGTCAGCGCCATGGCACAGATCGAAGAGGGGGAAGTGATCGACGACGATGCACTGTTTATCAAAAAATTCTTCGATCTGCCTCATCCGTTGAGCGATCTGGTTCCGATCACCCTGACCCCGCAGACGGTCGAGGCGATTCTGCGTGAGACGGTTAAGCTGGATTTTGAAGGGCAACTGAAGGAGGCCTTCAGAAAATACGCCGGGGACAAGGATATCCTGCTCCTTGAGGGCGAAGGATCCATGTGTGAGGGTTACATAATTGGGCTTTATAAATCATATGTGGCCGATCTCTTCGGCGCTAAGGAGCTGATGGTGATCAGATATGAATCCGACATGGCGGCCGTGGACGAGTCGCTTGCCGCTAAGGATATGCTCGGGGATACGCTGTTAGGAGTGGTTCTAAATATGGTGCCGAAGCCTAGAATGCAGTTCGTCGAGGAGGTGGTTCGTCCATATCTGGAGAAACGGGGGATAGCCGTATTAGGGGTATTGCCTCGCGAGCGGATCCTTCAATCCGTTAGCGTGGGGGAACTGGTTGAAGCCCTGGATGGTGAGGTCCTGTGCTGTGAGGAGGAATGCGATGAGCTGGTGGAATACATAACGGTAGGTGCCATGACGATAGAGGCCGCCTTATACTACTTCCGGCGAAGGGCGAACAAGGCCGTCATCACAGGAGGAGATAGGCCCGAGATACAGCTAGCTGCCCTTGAAACCCCAACTAAATGCCTGATCCTGACAGGGAACATCTATCCAAGCCCGATAATCCTCTCCCGAGCCGAGGAGCTCGGGGTACCGATAATCCTGGTTCGTCATGACACCTTCACGGCCGCGCAGTTGATAGACCAGGTCTTTGGAAGAAGCCGGTTCTGCCAGGAGAGAAAGATAAATCTCTTCGGGAAACTGCTCAACGATCAATTCGATTTTCGAAGGTTTTATGATGCTTTAGGGCTTCTAGGTTCAGGATAAAAAAGCCGCTATCGCCTACATTCTCCCCGAGTGTCGATCGGTCGTTTGTCGTCCGGAATTCTCTAAAATAGAGGCTGGACAGCAGATATCGAACTGCCAGCAGCGAATGTTAATGTGATCACAGTGGAGCTTTCACGGTTTCTCATCTTCATATTCATATCGTCGCTGGCCTTTGGAGGTGAAGTCCGGGATACCTTCACCCTGGGCTGTAATCTGCCATGGCTTGACGGGAGGATGGGGTGGGATGTAGCCTATAAGCCCGAATGGGGATGCGGTTTTGATGAGGCGAAGGTCGATAGGTACTTTGCGGACATGCACAGAATGGGAGTAAAGGTGGTGAGATGGTGGCTCCTTGCGGATATGAGGGGAGGGGTTATCTTCGATGAGGACGGATATCCCACAGGAGTATATCCTGAACTGTTCGAACATATGGATTACGTGATGGACAGGATCTGTCCAAAATACGGGATCAGGATCTACTGGTGCCTGTTATCGGGCCTTCTGAACACGGATCATTTCAACATGGTCGTCGATGAGAAAGCCAGAAGGGTCTACATCCAGAACGTCCTCATCCCGATAGCGAGGCGATATGGCGATCACCCCTATCTCTTCGCCTTCGATCTGATGAACGAGCCCGAATCGGACGT from Candidatus Poribacteria bacterium includes the following:
- a CDS encoding phosphotransacetylase family protein yields the protein MVALYVTSNQLSSGKSILCVGLAKKFDEEGFSFCYMKPVSAMAQIEEGEVIDDDALFIKKFFDLPHPLSDLVPITLTPQTVEAILRETVKLDFEGQLKEAFRKYAGDKDILLLEGEGSMCEGYIIGLYKSYVADLFGAKELMVIRYESDMAAVDESLAAKDMLGDTLLGVVLNMVPKPRMQFVEEVVRPYLEKRGIAVLGVLPRERILQSVSVGELVEALDGEVLCCEEECDELVEYITVGAMTIEAALYYFRRRANKAVITGGDRPEIQLAALETPTKCLILTGNIYPSPIILSRAEELGVPIILVRHDTFTAAQLIDQVFGRSRFCQERKINLFGKLLNDQFDFRRFYDALGLLGSG
- a CDS encoding acetate--CoA ligase encodes the protein MFEFFFSPKSVAVIGASRNKQKLGYGVLLNIIQSGFKGRVYPINPKADEILNLKCYPSVLDIPDDIDLAVVVIPARHVLKAVEECGRKGVKGVIVISAGFKEAGGEGAKLEQELVRIVRQYGMRMMGPNVLGLIDTITPINASFSAGMPHSGSIAFMSQSGALCTAVLDTSLAEGIGFSRFVSLGNKADFNEIDLLEAWEKDPHSKVITAYLEGIVDGVRFLEVARRVTKTKPIIAIKSGTTEAGARAVSSHTGTLAGSEKAYEAAFRQAGIIRVFSIRELFDYALGFAMQPMIKGGGIAIVTNAGGPGIMMTDACERFGVPIARFSRETIERLRAHLPPAANVLNPVDVIGDALADRYAVALETVLNDPNVGGAVVILTPQVVTQIEETAKVVGEIASRYDKPVLGCFMGKATTEKGVQILREYSIPNYEVPERAAGVFRAMYEYKNWLETPPLKVERYEFDRDRIKRVITTARSEGRLTLGDTEAREIIQACGISVPKTGLARTPEEAVRIADEIGYPVVMKIASPNILHKTDVGGVKLNIQTPEDVRDAFDLFIYRATRYMPDATIWGCQIQQMVRGGREVIVGISHDPQFGPLLMFGLGGIYVEALRDVSFRIIPLSRREATEMVNEIKSIGLLRGFRGEPPSDIDSVVDVILRVAQLSMDFPEIVELDINPLMVMEVGKGTIAVDVRMVLSSR
- a CDS encoding cellulase family glycosylhydrolase, producing the protein MITVELSRFLIFIFISSLAFGGEVRDTFTLGCNLPWLDGRMGWDVAYKPEWGCGFDEAKVDRYFADMHRMGVKVVRWWLLADMRGGVIFDEDGYPTGVYPELFEHMDYVMDRICPKYGIRIYWCLLSGLLNTDHFNMVVDEKARRVYIQNVLIPIARRYGDHPYLFAFDLMNEPESDVKGPSGNWSLRGTDWNTMREFLGECADAIHRVAPRAKVSVGSGWHGWENVAKGKYKGLGLDFYDFHIYTDSTYLPPVKSLKLDKPCLIGEYNVREETKDEERQAELVGRFLREAREKGYMGVLIWSYDHPESKSPHALLRPDGSWKRVAWEIKRLSGE